A genomic stretch from Sphingobacterium sp. ML3W includes:
- a CDS encoding phosphopantetheine-binding protein, whose amino-acid sequence MPDPDEGLLGTGTEYVGARNAVESLLVLIWEEVLGRSGIGIHDNFFDLGGNSLKAMELSLLVRKKIDAKIDLRKLFLHADIESLAAEIDHALWFGKADNVKTDDENKTYISV is encoded by the coding sequence TTGCCTGATCCCGATGAAGGTCTGTTGGGTACGGGTACGGAGTATGTTGGTGCCCGTAATGCGGTGGAGTCTCTTCTGGTTTTGATCTGGGAGGAAGTTCTGGGCCGTTCGGGCATCGGTATCCACGACAATTTTTTTGATCTTGGGGGGAACAGTCTGAAAGCGATGGAACTATCCCTGTTGGTTAGAAAAAAAATTGATGCAAAAATAGACTTAAGAAAGCTATTTCTTCATGCCGATATCGAAAGTTTAGCTGCTGAAATAGACCATGCTTTGTGGTTTGGAAAAGCTGATAATGTCAAAACTGACGATGAAAATAAAACGTATATAAGCGTATAG